A genomic segment from Salvia splendens isolate huo1 chromosome 13, SspV2, whole genome shotgun sequence encodes:
- the LOC121761353 gene encoding probable dolichyl pyrophosphate Glc1Man9GlcNAc2 alpha-1,3-glucosyltransferase, translating into MTKPPTNSGVVWWPALVAAVVKLLLIPAYHSTDFEVHRHWLALTHSLPLSRWYSDTTSQWTLDYPPFFAYFEKFLSIFAARVDPTITDLHRGLNYASSSVILFQRFSVVLSDLVLVYSAYRLTRSRNFRALERLLISALVIWAPGLLIVDHMHFQYNGFLLGILLLSISFLEEGRDLIGGFIFAVLLCFKHLFAVAAPVYFVYLFRHYCRGGLVKGFGRLVLMGSAVVAVFAAAYGPFWYYGQIQEVLQRMFPFGRGLCHAYWAPNFWVFYIMLDKALGFLFTRLGFSIKAPTASFTGGLVGDSSPFSVLPTITPLITFITVLLAISPCLVKAWRNPQPGMISRWVSYAYTCGFLFGWHVHEKASLHFVIPLALTSLKSAEDAKHYFFLSIVSCYSLFPLLFEAQEYPIKVVLLLLHAVLMLYGFSARFPGASATRDHAVKGGDNESETNAFRIGWFGKSYLVGLVAVEVWGQFLHPIIFGDALPFLPLMMISIYCALGMLYSWIWQITQIVLTN; encoded by the exons ATGACGAAACCCCCAACCAACAGCGGCGTTGTGTGGTGGCCGGCCCTCGTCGCCGCCGTCGTCAAACTCCTCCTCATCCCGGCCTACCACAGCACCGATTTCGAGGTCCACCGCCACTGGCTCGCCCTCACGCATTCCCTCCCCCTCTCCCGCTGGTACTCCGACACCACCAGCCAATGGACCCTCGATTACCCCCCTTTCTTCGCCTACTTCGAGAAATTCCTCTCCATCTTCGCCGCCAGAGTCGATCCGACCATCACCGACCTCCACCGTGGCCTCAATTACGCCTCCTCCTCAGTGATCCTCTTCCAGCGCTTCTCTGTCGTGCTCTCCGATCTCGTTCTCGTCTACTCCGCTTACAGATTGACTAGGAGCAGGAATTTTAGGGCTTTAGAGAGGCTTTTGATCTCGGCGTTGGTTATTTGGGCGCCGGGGTTGTTGATCGTGGATCATATGCATTTTCAGTACAATGGATTTCTGTTGGGGATATTGCTGCTATCAATTTCGTTTTTGGAGGAAGGGAGGGATTTGATTGGAGGTTTCATTTTCGCGGTTTTGCTATGTTTTAAGCATTTGTTCGCGGTGGCTGCGCcggtgtattttgtgtatttgttTAGGCATTATTGTAGGGGTGGATTGGTCAAGGGATTTGGGAGGTTGGTGCTTATGGGTTCCGCAGTCGTGGCGGTCTTTGCCGCAGCCTATGGGCCGTTTTGGTACTATGGACAG ATACAAGAAGTTCTCCAACGCATGTTTCCTTTTGGCAGGGGACTCTGCCATGCTTACTGGGCTCCAAACTTTTGGGTATTCTATATAATGCTGGATAAGGCTTTAGGATTCTTGTTTACACGACTTGGTTTCAGTATCAAAGCCCCTACAGCTTCATTCACTGGTGGTCTTGTTGGAGATTCCTCGCCTTTCTCCGTTCTACCCACA ATCACCCCTCTTATAACATTCATCACAGTGCTCTTGGCGATCTCTCCATGTCTTGTGAAGGCATGGAGGAATCCCCAACCAGGGATGATCTCTAGATGGGTATCATACGCTTATACATGTGGCTTCCTGTTTGGGTGGCATGTCCATGAAAAGGCGTCACTTCACTTTGTGATTCCACTTGCTTTGACATCCTTGAAAAGTGCGGAGGATGCTAAGCATTACTTCTTTTTGTCCATAG TATCCTGCTACTCGCTGTTCCCTCTTCTGTTTGAAGCACAAGAATATCCAATTAAAGTCGTGTTGCTGCTTCTACATGCTGTACTGATGCTGTATGGATTTTCTGCGCGTTTTCCCGGGGCAAGCGCCACGAGAGACCATGCTGTGAAGGGAGGTGATAACGAATCGGAAACTAATGCTTTCCGTATTGGGTGGTTCGGAAAATCTTACCTGGTCGGCTTAGTAGCGGTGGAGGTATGGGGACAATTTCTGCATCCCATTATTTTTGGTGATGCCCTTCCTTTTCTACCTCTTATGATGATTTCTATATACTGCGCGCTTGGGATGTTGTACTCTTGGATTTGGCAAATAACACAGATTGTTTTGACCAATTAG